One Pseudodesulfovibrio cashew DNA window includes the following coding sequences:
- a CDS encoding DUF1566 domain-containing protein, producing MLKKGFYCLMFCLFTLAGKAWGLGYPVVDTGQDACFDERGQVACPGPDEAFRGQDAQYRGNRARYRDNRDGTVSDLVTGLMWVKARGGRMSWDKAMDEVRRCRVGGYDDWRAPTIKELYSLMDFNGWVQGRERDSIPYLDTRYFGFEYGNPSQGQRVIDCQDWSSTVYRGQTLGGNPSAFGVNFADGRIKGYPQYDHRGLGRFMRFVRGNPNYGKNDFLDNGDGTVSDRATGLTWQRKDSGGTKNWRQALAYCENLELGGRTDWRLPNAKELQSIVDYTRSPPATGSAAIDPIFAVTEPESYFWTSTTHLSGPRPDRAVYVAFGRAMGYFAPPGSSAAKLFLDVHGAGAQRSDPKSGNPARFPQGHGPQGDDIRILNYARCVTDGGVAMIEPENLPIPAWKGGDPNISRQGQGMRQGSEQGMRPRGGPPEEAYTACENKELGDGCTVRTPHGTLSGICRNTPDGTVCVPEGRMGPPPMQ from the coding sequence ATGCTGAAAAAAGGATTCTATTGCCTGATGTTCTGTCTGTTCACCCTGGCCGGAAAGGCGTGGGGACTGGGCTATCCCGTGGTGGATACCGGCCAGGACGCCTGCTTCGACGAAAGGGGACAGGTCGCCTGTCCCGGACCTGACGAGGCGTTCCGCGGGCAGGACGCCCAATACCGAGGCAACCGGGCCAGGTACAGGGACAACCGGGACGGCACTGTTTCGGATCTGGTCACCGGCCTGATGTGGGTCAAGGCCAGGGGCGGGCGCATGTCCTGGGACAAGGCCATGGACGAGGTGCGCCGCTGCCGCGTTGGCGGGTATGACGACTGGCGCGCTCCCACCATCAAGGAGCTCTACTCGCTTATGGACTTCAACGGCTGGGTCCAGGGCAGGGAGCGCGACTCGATCCCCTACCTGGACACCCGCTATTTCGGCTTCGAGTACGGCAATCCCAGCCAGGGGCAGCGCGTCATCGACTGCCAGGACTGGTCCTCCACCGTCTACCGGGGACAGACTCTGGGCGGCAACCCCAGCGCGTTCGGTGTGAACTTCGCGGACGGCCGGATCAAGGGGTATCCCCAGTACGACCATCGCGGCCTAGGGCGCTTCATGCGCTTCGTGCGCGGCAACCCGAACTACGGGAAGAACGATTTCCTGGACAACGGCGACGGCACGGTCTCGGATCGGGCCACAGGCCTGACCTGGCAGCGGAAGGACAGTGGCGGAACCAAAAACTGGCGCCAGGCCCTGGCATACTGCGAGAATTTGGAACTCGGCGGACGCACGGACTGGCGGTTGCCGAACGCCAAGGAGCTCCAGTCCATCGTGGATTACACCCGCTCGCCTCCAGCCACCGGGTCGGCGGCAATTGATCCGATCTTTGCCGTCACCGAGCCGGAGTCCTATTTCTGGACTTCGACCACACATCTGAGCGGCCCCAGGCCGGACAGGGCCGTCTACGTGGCCTTTGGCCGGGCCATGGGCTACTTCGCCCCGCCCGGGAGCAGCGCGGCCAAGCTGTTTTTGGACGTCCACGGCGCCGGAGCCCAGCGCAGCGATCCAAAATCCGGCAACCCGGCCCGATTTCCCCAGGGCCACGGCCCACAGGGCGACGACATCCGCATCCTGAACTACGCCCGTTGCGTCACCGATGGCGGGGTGGCCATGATCGAGCCGGAGAATTTGCCGATCCCGGCGTGGAAGGGCGGCGATCCGAACATAAGCAGGCAGGGACAGGGCATGCGTCAGGGGTCGGAACAGGGCATGCGTCCGCGCGGAGGGCCGCCTGAGGAGGCGTATACGGCTTGTGAAAACAAGGAGTTGGGCGACGGCTGCACGGTGCGTACGCCCCACGGCACCCTGTCCGGCATCTGTCGGAATACACCGGACGGCACGGTCTGCGTTCCCGAGGGGCGCATGGGACCGCCGCCCATGCAGTAG
- a CDS encoding GNAT family N-acetyltransferase, which yields MNGLTLHHNEEGATEAVILHHEAYYRDRWGFDCRFAEQVGQELGEYLGRFDPALDSYWWAEMDGQFAGAVYVDGTQTLGEARLRWFIVPEGFQGAGLGAALLATALEFCRTRRFSTVYLWTFAGLDAARKLYERNGFVLCEERPHEGWGPKVTAQKFEWKP from the coding sequence ATGAATGGGCTTACCTTGCATCACAATGAGGAAGGGGCGACCGAGGCGGTCATCCTCCACCACGAGGCGTACTACCGCGACCGTTGGGGATTCGACTGCCGGTTCGCGGAGCAGGTCGGGCAGGAGCTGGGCGAGTATCTGGGCCGGTTCGATCCGGCGCTGGACAGCTACTGGTGGGCGGAGATGGACGGACAGTTCGCCGGGGCCGTGTATGTGGACGGCACCCAGACCCTGGGCGAGGCGCGGCTGCGCTGGTTCATCGTGCCGGAGGGGTTTCAGGGGGCCGGGCTGGGCGCGGCGCTGCTGGCCACCGCCCTTGAGTTCTGCCGGACCAGGCGGTTTTCCACGGTGTACCTGTGGACCTTTGCCGGGCTGGACGCGGCCCGGAAGCTCTATGAGCGCAACGGTTTCGTCCTTTGCGAGGAGCGCCCGCACGAAGGCTGGGGACCGAAGGTCACGGCCCAGAAATTCGAATGGAAACCCTGA
- a CDS encoding heavy metal translocating P-type ATPase, whose amino-acid sequence METVQAQVNGMHCAACSGRIERVVGKMDGVDSISVNLAAETMALTYDPDTVSLDEIGSRIKDLGFEALFPEPSAGGLEELNLALGGMHCAACSARIERVTGKLPGVNAAAVNLAANTGSFTFDPSQVTRRDIRQAIADAGFTSEVQSAASSSFEERRREAEEKLAAQKRELIPAFLFALPLLILSMGHMWGMPLPAWLDPAHAPATFALVQLALTLPVVWSGRNFYLQGIPALLRGGPNMDSLVAMGTGAAFLYSLWNTLALLIGGHAGLAMDLYYESAAVLIAMISLGKYFEARSKLKTSDAIRALMQLTPDTATLLKDGEQVSIAVDEVEPGDALLVRPGERIPVDGTVAEGRSSVDESMLTGEPMPVTKEPGDSVAGGTLNTHGALTVTAKRVGQDTTLARIIRMVQEAQGSKAPIANLADRISFYFVPAVMGIALISGLAWYIGGAGFPFSLRIFVAVMVIACPCAMGLATPVSIMVGTGRGAQLGVLIKSGRALQEAGDLDTVVFDKTGTLTHGRPEVADVTMVRGTMARTEAVYLAGVAESQSEHPLSQAMVRHAKKLGDDLPAPDEFEAIPGKGIRAKVGYREILIGNWALMEENGLGFGEDTLSPQAVPHYESQGATVVYFASENKLNALFAISDEMRDESPEVVAALKEQGLTPVMLTGDKEANARVVAGKAGIDTVIAGVLPERKAEEVARLQAEGRKVAMVGDGINDAPALARADIGIAMGGGIDVAVESGDVVLMQNDLHALLTGLNLSRATMRNIKQNLFWAFAFNTIGIPVAAGVLHLFGGPTLNPMIAGSAMAMSSVTVVSNALRLRFFK is encoded by the coding sequence ATGGAAACAGTACAGGCACAGGTCAACGGCATGCACTGCGCGGCCTGCTCGGGACGCATCGAGCGGGTGGTGGGCAAGATGGACGGCGTGGACTCGATCTCGGTCAACCTGGCCGCCGAAACCATGGCCCTGACCTATGACCCGGACACGGTCTCCCTGGACGAGATCGGAAGCCGCATCAAGGACCTCGGCTTCGAGGCCCTTTTCCCGGAACCCTCCGCCGGAGGGCTGGAGGAGCTCAACCTCGCCCTGGGCGGCATGCACTGCGCGGCCTGCTCGGCCCGCATCGAGCGGGTGACCGGCAAGCTGCCGGGCGTGAACGCCGCTGCCGTGAACCTGGCCGCCAACACCGGCTCCTTCACCTTCGACCCCTCCCAGGTCACGCGCCGGGACATCCGCCAGGCCATCGCCGACGCGGGCTTCACCTCCGAGGTCCAGTCCGCCGCGTCCAGCAGCTTCGAGGAGCGCCGTCGCGAGGCCGAGGAAAAACTGGCCGCCCAGAAGCGGGAGCTCATCCCGGCCTTCCTCTTCGCCCTGCCGCTGCTCATCCTCTCCATGGGCCACATGTGGGGCATGCCGCTGCCCGCCTGGCTCGACCCGGCCCACGCCCCGGCCACCTTCGCCCTGGTTCAGCTCGCCCTGACCCTTCCCGTGGTCTGGTCGGGAAGGAATTTCTATCTCCAGGGCATCCCGGCCCTGCTGCGCGGCGGCCCGAACATGGACTCCCTGGTGGCCATGGGCACGGGCGCGGCCTTCCTCTACTCCCTATGGAACACCCTGGCCCTGCTCATCGGCGGCCACGCCGGGCTGGCCATGGACCTCTACTACGAGTCCGCCGCCGTGCTCATCGCCATGATCTCCCTGGGCAAGTATTTCGAGGCGCGCTCCAAGCTCAAGACCTCGGACGCCATCCGCGCCCTCATGCAGCTCACCCCGGACACGGCCACCCTGCTCAAGGACGGCGAGCAGGTCTCCATCGCCGTGGACGAGGTGGAGCCGGGCGACGCGCTCCTGGTCCGTCCCGGCGAGCGCATCCCGGTGGACGGCACCGTGGCCGAGGGCCGCTCCTCGGTGGACGAGTCCATGCTCACCGGCGAGCCCATGCCCGTGACCAAGGAGCCCGGCGACTCCGTGGCGGGCGGCACGCTCAACACCCACGGCGCCCTGACCGTCACGGCCAAGCGCGTGGGCCAGGACACCACCCTGGCGCGCATCATCCGGATGGTGCAGGAGGCCCAGGGCTCCAAGGCCCCCATCGCCAACCTGGCCGACCGCATCAGCTTCTATTTCGTGCCCGCGGTCATGGGTATCGCCCTGATTTCGGGCCTGGCCTGGTACATCGGCGGAGCGGGCTTCCCGTTCTCCCTGCGCATCTTCGTGGCCGTCATGGTCATCGCCTGCCCCTGCGCCATGGGGCTGGCCACGCCGGTCTCCATCATGGTCGGCACAGGCCGGGGCGCGCAGCTCGGCGTGCTCATCAAGTCCGGCCGCGCCCTCCAGGAGGCGGGCGACCTGGACACCGTGGTCTTCGACAAGACCGGCACCCTGACCCACGGCAGGCCCGAGGTGGCCGACGTGACCATGGTCCGGGGCACCATGGCCCGCACCGAGGCCGTGTACCTGGCAGGCGTAGCCGAATCCCAGTCCGAGCACCCGCTCTCCCAGGCCATGGTTCGCCACGCCAAAAAGCTTGGAGACGACCTGCCCGCGCCCGACGAATTCGAGGCCATCCCGGGCAAGGGTATCCGCGCCAAGGTGGGCTACCGCGAAATCCTCATCGGCAACTGGGCGCTCATGGAGGAGAACGGCCTCGGCTTCGGCGAGGACACCCTCTCGCCCCAGGCCGTGCCCCACTACGAGAGCCAGGGGGCCACGGTGGTCTACTTCGCCAGCGAGAACAAGCTCAACGCCCTGTTCGCCATCAGCGACGAGATGCGCGACGAGAGCCCGGAGGTGGTCGCCGCCCTCAAGGAGCAGGGGCTGACCCCGGTCATGCTCACCGGCGACAAGGAGGCCAATGCCCGCGTCGTGGCGGGCAAGGCGGGCATCGACACGGTCATCGCCGGGGTCCTGCCCGAGCGCAAGGCCGAGGAAGTGGCCCGGCTCCAGGCCGAAGGCCGCAAGGTGGCCATGGTCGGCGACGGCATCAACGACGCGCCCGCCCTGGCCCGGGCCGACATCGGCATCGCCATGGGCGGCGGCATCGACGTGGCCGTGGAGTCCGGCGACGTGGTGCTCATGCAGAACGACCTGCACGCCCTGCTCACCGGTCTGAATCTCTCCCGGGCAACCATGCGCAACATCAAGCAGAACCTGTTTTGGGCGTTCGCCTTCAACACCATCGGCATCCCGGTGGCCGCCGGGGTCCTCCACCTCTTCGGCGGACCGACCCTCAACCCGATGATCGCGGGCTCGGCCATGGCCATGAGCTCCGTGACCGTGGTCTCCAACGCCCTGCGATTGCGATTTTTCAAGTAA
- a CDS encoding heavy-metal-associated domain-containing protein, producing the protein MPEVTVKGMSCQHCVKSVTETMEKLGAKDVAVDLLTGDVKYTEDAPISPEDIKEAIDKIGFEVVR; encoded by the coding sequence ATGCCCGAAGTAACAGTCAAAGGCATGAGCTGCCAGCACTGCGTCAAGTCCGTGACCGAAACCATGGAGAAACTCGGCGCCAAGGACGTGGCCGTGGACCTGCTCACCGGCGACGTCAAGTACACCGAAGACGCGCCCATCTCCCCCGAGGACATCAAGGAAGCCATCGACAAGATCGGCTTCGAGGTGGTCCGCTAG
- a CDS encoding DnaJ family domain-containing protein → MLSYSQIVSEDRIRRALEEGKFDNLEGAGKPLPPDEAMNLPAELRMAYRMLKNSGYMPAEVAEEKEIIQTIDLLEWMEDESERYRQMQKLNVMIMKMNERRGRPVNLEASDDYYRRIVEKVRLAEKRFGSSGTEEDAG, encoded by the coding sequence ATGCTGTCGTATTCACAGATCGTGTCCGAGGACCGCATCAGACGGGCTCTTGAGGAGGGCAAGTTCGACAACCTGGAAGGCGCGGGCAAGCCGCTGCCGCCCGACGAGGCCATGAACCTGCCGGCAGAGCTGCGCATGGCGTACCGGATGCTGAAGAACTCCGGATACATGCCCGCCGAGGTCGCCGAGGAGAAGGAGATCATCCAGACCATCGACCTCCTGGAGTGGATGGAGGACGAGAGCGAGCGCTACCGCCAGATGCAGAAGCTCAACGTGATGATCATGAAGATGAACGAGCGTCGGGGCAGGCCGGTCAACCTCGAGGCCAGTGACGACTACTACCGCCGCATCGTGGAGAAGGTCCGCCTCGCCGAAAAACGTTTCGGCTCCTCCGGGACTGAAGAGGACGCCGGTTAG
- a CDS encoding ABC transporter substrate binding protein, whose product MSAYHPSFPSFHAQVDGLREVLSANNVDLDVEFMDSKRFFTPENLGNFTRLLQYKLENLPPYDVLVVADDNALDYAVENRDTLFKGLPVVFLGINNAQKAMRLHRTLGMTGVIEQVSMEQTVELMRLLLPDTRNVVVLTDATPSGQEDLKRFKEIMRLRGDERYSVFDLSTMRWEDASTMLHRLSSRDAILLLSCYRDQDGKTVDFEEGLGVVTGSANLPVFHLWEHGIGKGIVGGKVISFTEHGRLAGELVLNILAGGKPKDLPVVTGGKANVLLFDKLALERFHIPTSLLPQGSVLLNSDPTFWEANRVLLIEVGVLVLMLVLVGACLYRINRAKVRVNEQLVENEKQYRAYMENAPDGVLVFDPEGVILQANAAMSEMVGYGEDRLAGESIFNLLPAAVHERARADLSSLLRTSAHTGGYELLRQDGKYAYVRFNGVLLDNGNILGFCQDVTEIKRKSDAQKESEMLFRSLLEQAGDSVFVCDMEGHFLFVNDAACLTLGYTRTELLELKTWEVDQALADSSRRMGFWSQNAVITESTHRRKDGTTIPTELKTARLKVGGKDVLLVISRDISKRREKERRERSKQVINQAQAEIIKSLSSHSATVRSIAKQVYDWALRLTGSRYCYVGMIDPRSHDLQILAISVMQEGLCRLESDNMAFKQEDGIYPALWGESLNTGKGFYSNMPANHPMAKGVPEGHVKLTRLLSVPCVYEAGVVGQVAVANADQDYNDEDLETLETLANLFALAIYQIRMERELIQARRQGRDKD is encoded by the coding sequence TTGAGCGCGTACCATCCGTCCTTTCCCTCCTTTCACGCCCAGGTGGACGGGCTGCGGGAGGTTCTGTCAGCCAACAACGTGGACCTCGATGTGGAGTTCATGGACTCCAAGCGGTTCTTCACCCCGGAGAACCTGGGGAATTTCACCCGTCTCCTGCAATACAAGCTCGAAAATCTTCCGCCCTACGACGTGCTGGTTGTAGCGGACGACAACGCCCTGGACTATGCCGTGGAAAACCGGGACACCCTGTTCAAGGGGCTGCCCGTGGTCTTTCTGGGCATCAACAATGCGCAGAAAGCCATGCGGCTTCACCGCACCCTCGGCATGACCGGCGTCATCGAACAGGTCTCCATGGAACAAACCGTCGAGTTGATGCGTCTGCTTCTTCCCGACACCAGAAACGTGGTCGTGCTCACTGACGCTACGCCCTCCGGGCAGGAGGACCTGAAGCGGTTCAAGGAGATAATGCGCCTGCGGGGCGACGAGCGATATTCCGTCTTCGACCTCTCCACCATGCGCTGGGAGGACGCGTCGACCATGCTTCACCGCCTGTCCTCCAGGGACGCCATTCTGCTTCTCTCCTGCTACCGCGACCAGGACGGCAAGACCGTGGATTTCGAAGAGGGGCTCGGCGTGGTTACCGGCAGCGCCAACCTGCCCGTCTTCCATCTATGGGAGCACGGCATCGGCAAGGGCATCGTCGGCGGGAAGGTCATCTCCTTCACGGAACACGGCAGGCTTGCCGGAGAACTCGTCCTCAACATCCTGGCGGGGGGAAAGCCCAAGGACCTGCCGGTCGTCACCGGAGGCAAGGCCAATGTCCTCCTTTTCGACAAGCTCGCCCTGGAGCGTTTCCATATCCCGACGAGTCTCCTGCCGCAGGGCAGCGTCCTGCTCAATTCGGATCCGACTTTCTGGGAGGCGAACCGCGTCCTTCTCATCGAGGTGGGAGTGCTCGTCCTCATGCTCGTCCTGGTGGGGGCATGCCTGTACCGGATCAACCGGGCCAAGGTGAGAGTGAACGAACAGCTCGTGGAAAACGAGAAGCAATATCGGGCCTACATGGAAAACGCGCCGGACGGTGTGCTGGTCTTCGACCCGGAAGGCGTTATTCTCCAGGCCAACGCGGCCATGTCCGAGATGGTCGGCTATGGCGAAGATCGCCTGGCCGGGGAGTCGATCTTCAATCTGCTCCCCGCCGCCGTTCATGAGCGGGCCAGGGCCGATCTCTCCTCGCTGCTGCGGACTTCGGCCCACACGGGCGGTTATGAATTGCTCCGCCAGGACGGGAAATATGCCTACGTCCGGTTCAACGGGGTGCTCCTGGACAACGGGAACATCCTGGGCTTCTGCCAGGACGTGACGGAGATCAAGCGCAAGTCGGACGCCCAGAAAGAGAGCGAAATGCTTTTCCGCAGCCTGCTGGAGCAGGCGGGCGACAGCGTCTTCGTCTGCGACATGGAGGGACATTTCCTGTTCGTCAACGACGCAGCCTGCCTGACTCTTGGCTATACTCGCACCGAACTCCTGGAGCTCAAGACGTGGGAGGTCGATCAGGCCCTGGCCGACAGCAGCAGGCGCATGGGGTTCTGGTCGCAGAACGCCGTCATCACCGAAAGCACCCACCGCAGGAAGGACGGGACCACCATTCCCACGGAGCTCAAGACCGCGCGCCTCAAGGTGGGTGGCAAGGATGTTCTGCTCGTCATCTCACGGGACATCAGCAAGCGGAGGGAAAAGGAGCGCCGGGAGCGGAGCAAACAGGTCATCAACCAGGCCCAGGCCGAGATCATCAAGTCTCTCTCCTCGCACAGTGCCACTGTCCGCTCCATCGCGAAGCAGGTCTACGACTGGGCGTTGCGGCTTACGGGCAGCCGCTACTGCTATGTGGGAATGATCGACCCGCGCTCCCATGACCTGCAGATTCTTGCGATCTCGGTAATGCAGGAGGGCCTGTGCCGGTTGGAATCGGACAACATGGCCTTTAAGCAGGAGGACGGCATTTACCCGGCCCTGTGGGGCGAGAGCCTGAATACGGGAAAGGGATTCTACAGCAATATGCCCGCCAACCACCCCATGGCCAAGGGCGTTCCCGAAGGACATGTGAAGCTCACCCGGCTTCTGTCCGTTCCCTGTGTCTATGAGGCGGGCGTCGTCGGACAGGTCGCCGTGGCCAACGCGGATCAGGACTACAATGACGAGGATCTGGAAACTCTCGAAACCCTGGCCAACCTCTTTGCCCTGGCCATCTATCAGATTCGTATGGAACGCGAACTGATCCAAGCCCGGCGACAGGGGCGTGACAAGGACTAA
- the era gene encoding GTPase Era encodes MHKFGTVALIGPPNAGKSTLMNRYLGQKVAIVSPRPQTTRNRISGIYTDDDAQIVFLDTPGIHQLRGKMNRFLLESAWNALSGADAVVVLLDAALYAAKPQLLEKEIKPLVKPVAETGRPVLVAVNKVDRIKDKPALLPVMARLGALWPEAEFIPVSALRGQGTEELLARLLDFIPEGPPMFPEDQISTAPVRFMAAEIIRERLFYSLRQELPYSTAVEIEAWDEQTRPGTAIINAVIYTAQKNHKGMIIGKQGSNLKKIGSEARKEIAELLGCKVHLELWVKVRSGWTEDPGFLRAMGLGE; translated from the coding sequence ATGCACAAATTCGGAACCGTCGCCCTGATCGGGCCGCCCAACGCGGGCAAAAGCACGCTCATGAACCGCTATCTCGGACAGAAGGTGGCCATAGTGTCGCCCCGCCCGCAGACAACCCGCAACCGCATCAGCGGCATCTACACGGACGACGACGCCCAGATCGTGTTCCTGGACACGCCCGGCATCCACCAGCTCCGGGGCAAGATGAACCGTTTCCTGCTGGAATCGGCCTGGAACGCCCTGTCCGGTGCGGACGCGGTGGTGGTGCTGCTGGACGCGGCCCTGTACGCGGCCAAGCCCCAGTTGCTGGAGAAGGAGATCAAGCCGCTGGTCAAGCCCGTTGCCGAGACCGGCCGTCCCGTGCTGGTGGCGGTGAACAAGGTGGACAGGATCAAGGACAAGCCCGCCCTGCTGCCGGTCATGGCCCGGCTGGGCGCGTTGTGGCCAGAGGCCGAGTTCATTCCGGTTTCCGCTCTGCGCGGCCAGGGAACAGAGGAACTGCTGGCCCGCCTGCTCGACTTCATCCCCGAGGGACCGCCCATGTTCCCGGAGGACCAGATTTCCACCGCGCCTGTCCGGTTCATGGCTGCGGAGATCATCCGCGAGCGGCTGTTCTATTCCCTCCGGCAGGAGCTGCCCTATTCCACGGCCGTGGAGATCGAGGCCTGGGACGAACAGACGCGGCCCGGAACCGCCATCATCAACGCGGTGATCTACACGGCGCAGAAGAACCACAAGGGCATGATCATCGGCAAGCAGGGAAGCAACCTGAAGAAGATCGGCAGCGAGGCCAGGAAGGAAATCGCCGAGCTGCTCGGCTGCAAGGTCCACCTCGAGCTCTGGGTCAAGGTCCGCTCCGGCTGGACCGAGGACCCCGGCTTCCTGCGAGCCATGGGGCTGGGCGAATAG
- a CDS encoding metal-sensitive transcriptional regulator — MNGTASEIEQERLKKNVLARMKRIEGQVRGIQRMIEDGKECEEILVQVRAVRSALQSANKLILKRYMIRCHHDAMINGTNPEDSLDKFIKVLTGFLDG; from the coding sequence TGAACAGGAGCGGCTCAAGAAGAACGTCCTGGCGCGCATGAAGCGCATCGAAGGGCAGGTGCGCGGCATCCAGCGCATGATCGAGGACGGCAAGGAGTGCGAGGAGATTCTGGTCCAGGTCCGGGCCGTGCGCTCCGCGCTCCAGTCCGCCAACAAGCTGATTCTGAAGCGGTACATGATCCGCTGCCACCACGACGCCATGATCAACGGCACCAATCCCGAGGATTCGCTGGACAAGTTCATCAAGGTCCTGACCGGCTTCCTCGATGGCTGA